A genome region from Danio aesculapii chromosome 2, fDanAes4.1, whole genome shotgun sequence includes the following:
- the cul3a gene encoding cullin-3a has product MASLPNPNMSNLKPGTKKDTKMRIRAFPMTMDEKYVNNIWDLLKNAIQEIQRKNNSGLSFEELYRNAYTMVLHKHGEKLYTGLREVVTEHLINKVREDVLHSLNNNFLQTLNQAWNDHQTAMVMIRDILMYMDRVYVQQNNVENVYNLGLIIFRDQVVRYGCIRDHLRQTLLDMIARERRGEVVDRGAIRNACQMLMVLGLEGRSVYEEDFEIPFLDMSAEFFQMESQKFLAENSASVYIKKVEARINEEIERVMHCLDKSTEEPIVKVVERELISKHMKTIVEMENSGLVHMLKNGKTEDLACMYKLFGRVPNGLKTMCECMSWYLREQGKALVSEEGEGKNPVDYIQGLLDLKSRFDRFLQESFNNDRLFKQTIAGDFEYFLNLNSRSPEYLSLFIDDKLKKGVKGLTEQEVESILDKAMVLFRFMQEKDVFERYYKQHLARRLLTNKSVSDDSEKNMISKLKTECGCQFTSKLEGMFRDMSISNTTMDEFRHHLQTSQVSLCGVDLTVRVLTTGYWPTQSATPKCNIPPSPRHAFEVFRRFYLAKHSGRQLTLQHHMGSADLNATFYGPIKKEDGSDVGVGGALLTGSNTRKHILQVSTFQMTILMLFNNREKFTFEEIQQETDIPERELVRALQSLACGKPTQRVLTKEPKSKEIESGHVFTVNDQFTSKLHRVKIQTVAAKQGESDPERKETRQKVDDDRKHEIEAAIVRIMKSRKKMQHNVLVAEVTQQLRARFLPSPVVIKKRIEGLIEREYLARTPEDRKVYTYVA; this is encoded by the exons ATGACCATGGATGAGAAGTATGTGAATAACATCTGGGATCTTCTGAAGAACGCCATCCAGGAGATCCAGCGGAAGAATAACAGTGGGCTGAGCTTCGAGGAGCTCTACAGGAACGCCTACACCATGGTTCtgcacaaacatggggagaagcTCTACACGGGCCTCCGAGAGGTGGTCACCGAACACCTCATCAACAAA GTTCGGGAAGACGTGCTTCACTCGTTAAATAACAATTTCCTGCAGACTTTAAATCAAGCGTGGAATGATCATCAGACTGCCATGGTCATGATTCGAGACATCTTGATGTACATG GATCGTGTGTACGTTCAGCAGAATAATGTGGAGAATGTCTACAATCTGGGCTTGATCATTTTTAGAGATCAGGTTGTGCGGTATGGCTGCATCAGAGATCATCTCCGACAGACTCTGCTGGACATGATCGCTCGAGAGCGCAGAGGAGAGGTGGTCGACAG GGGAGCCATCAGGAATGCCTGTCAGATGCTGATGGTTTTGGGATTAGAAGGTCGCTCGGTCTACGAGGAGGATTTTGAAATTCCGTTCTTAGACATGTCTGCTGAGTTCTTCCAG ATGGAAAGCCAAAAGTTCCTAGCAGAAAACAGTGCCAGTGTCTACATCAAGAAAGTAGAGGCTCGGATAAACGAAGAGATTGAGCGAGTGATGCACTGTCTGGATAAATCGACAGAGGAGCCCATCGTGAAGGTGGTGGAGAGAGAGCTCATCTCCAAACACATGAAGACCATCGTGGAGATGGAGAACTCGGGACTGGTCCACATGCTCAAGAATGGAAAAACAGAAG ACCTGGCATGCATGTATAAGTTATTTGGTCGAGTTCCTAATGGTCTGAAGACAATGTGTGAGTGCATGAGCTGGTACCTCAGAGAGCAGGGCAAAGCACTTGTTTCAGAGGAAGGAGAGGGGAAAAACCCTGTCGATTACATTCAG GGTTTGTTGGACTTAAAGTCGCGCTTTGACCGGTTCCTGCAGGAGTCTTTCAACAATGACAGGCTCTTTAAACAAACTATCGCTGGAGACTTTGAGTATTTCCTCAATCTTAACTCCAGATCGCCAGAGTATCTCTCGCTTTTCATCGATGACAAACTTAAGAAAGGAGTGAAGGGG CTGACAGAGCAAGAGGTGGAGTCCATCCTGGATAAGGCCATGGTTCTGTTCAGGTTCATGCAGGAGAAGGATGTGTTCGAACGTTACTACAAACAGCATCTGGCCAGAAGGCTTTTAACCAATAAGAGCGTTTCAGACGACTCTGAGAAAAATATGATCTCCAAACTAAAG ACCGAGTGCGGTTGTCAGTTCACCTCTAAGCTGGAGGGCATGTTTAGAGACATGAGCATTTCTAATACAACTATGGATGAATTCCGCCACCATCTGCAGACATCACAG GTGTCTCTGTGTGGTGTTGACCTCACAGTGAGAGTTCTGACCACTGGTTACTGGCCCACACAGTCAGCCACTCCTAAATGCAACATCCCACCTTCCCCACGCCACGCATTCGAGGTCTTCAGAAG GTTTTATTTGGCTAAGCACAGCGGCAGGCAACTCACACTCCAGCACCACATGGGTTCAGCAGATCTCAACGCCACCTTCTACGGCCCCATCAAGAAG GAGGACGGTTCGGATGTTGGTGTCGGCGGTGCTTTATTAACAGGCTCAAACACACGGAAGCACATTCTGCAGGTGTCGACCTTCCAGATGACCATCCTCATGCTCTTCAACAACCGAGAGAAGTTCACATTTGAG GAGATCCAGCAGGAGACTGATATCCCCGAGCGTGAGCTGGTCCGGGCCCTGCAGTCGCTGGCTTGTGGAAAACCCACACAGAGAGTCCTCACGAAAGAGCCCAAGAGTAAAGAGATCGAGAGCGGCCACGTGTTTACAGTCAACGACCAGTTTACCTCCAAACTGCACAGAGTCAAAATACAAACAG tTGCTGCTAAGCAAGGCGAGTCGGACCCCGAGCGTAAAGAGACGCGGCAGAAAGTAGACGATGACAGAAAACATGAAATCGAGGCTGCCATCGTCCGCATCATGAAGTCCAGGAAGAAAATGCAGCACAACGTACTGGTAGCGGAG GTGACCCAGCAGCTGAGGGCGCGTTTCTTGCCAAGCCCGGTGGTTATTAAAAAGCGCATTGAAGGACTAATAGAAAGAGAGTATTTGGCCCGGACGCCGGAGGATCGTAAAGTCTACACCTATGTGGCATAG